GGTGCCGTCGGCGGCGTTGGGCATCGACCTAACCGCGTTCATGACGTTCTTGCTTATCGTCAGCAGTGTCTGGATGGTTTTGTCTCTTGCGGCGCTTCAAGAAGGCGACAAGAAGAAGTTTAATAAATTTCTCGGCCTGACGATTTTGGGCGGCGCCATGTTTCTCGGTTGCCAGGCCTACGAATGGACGCACTTGCTGCACGAGCGTCTGCCGGAATTGAAATTATCTTTTACCAACGATCTGTTCGCGACGACGTTTTTTATTCTTACCGGATTTCACGGCATGCACGTCACCGGCGGCGTGATTTACAACACCTGCGTGCTCGCCGCGGTCAATCGCGGCCGCTATCAAGCCAAACATGTAGAGATCGCCGGATTGTACTGGCACTTCGTCGATTTAGTCTGGATATTGATCTTCACCTTCGTGTATCTGCTGTAGCACAACCAAAGGACTGGATATGTCATCGACCGCCCATCAAAATAACTATATTAAAATTTTCATCCTGCTTTCGGTGCTGACGATCATCGAGGTCGGCATCACCTTTTTGGGACTGCCCAAAATGCTGCTTGCCGGTTTGCTTGTCACCTTCGCGGTGTGGAAAGCGGCTTTAGTGGCGATGCACTTCATGCATTTGAAGTTCGAAAAGAAGACGTTGACGATCATCGCGATCATTCCCTTCGTCCTTTGCACGTTTTTGATCTTGATGCTGCTGCCCGACATCTATCCCCAGTGATTTCCGTCAGCCAACTTCCGACCCTCAACGCGGAGCTGAACAGTCTCAGCGCCGTTTTTCTTTGCGCCGGTTTTTTCTTCATCAAATCCGGTAAGCGTAAAGCGCACCGCGCCTGCATGCTGACGGCGTTTGTTTGCTCGATCCTGTTCCTAATTTCCTACCTGATCTACCACTACCAAGTCGGCTCCGTCGGTTTCAAAGGCCAAGGCTGGATTCGTCAGGTCTATTTCACCATTCTTATCACGCACACGATTCTCGCGGCGGCTGTGCCGCCGCTGGCACTGATCACGCTCGTGCGCGCGCTGAGAGAGAGATTCGACGCACACCGGCGCATCGCGCGCTGGGCGCTGCCGATCTGGCTTTATGTGTCGGTGACGGGGGTGGTGGTTTACTTCATGCTTTATGGCGTTTGGTAAGCAAGCTGAACGGCTGAGGCTCATAAGAGGTTAGCATCCCCCAGCAAACTCTGAGATAATCTCCCATCCGTTATGGGACAAGCACAACCAATCCCACCTTTCCGCGAAGATGGTTATCTGCCGGAGGGTGTCCACGTAAGTTCGGAAGCAGAGGTCATTTTTCGATTTGGTTCGGCTAATCGAACCCGTCGCCGATTGGCGCTGCGGTTGCGTCGATGGATTGAGTTGGGCCGGCAGGTGGGCGCCAAACGAATGCTTGTCGACGGTAGTTTCGCAACGGCGAGAGAATCTCCCTACGACGTTGATACGGTTATCCTATTACCGCTAGATTTTGCGTTACAGCTTGAACGAGAACATCAAGCCGCCGTGGAGCTTGAGGAAATGCTGGTGACGCGTCGACCGGAGGAATTATTCGCGGCCGAAGACGAGGACGATTGGGAAGAGTGGGTAAAAAGTTCTTTAGCCAAACTCGCGAAACTGACCAACGCCGAAAAGGATTAGTGGAGGTGCGAATATGATACACACTGCTCAGGAGTACCAGGCGGCGCAACAGGAGCTAAATCAGCTAGAGGAGAGACTTCGCCTCTTGCAGAAGAGCTATTCGCTTGGTGCGAAGGGGTTTACCAAAGCTGGAGTTCGAAAGATGATTGCCCGGTTGCATGAAGAGCTTGCACTGTACGAGGGCAGCGAAGAAGCGCATCTCTCCGACTGACCCCAATACCCCTTCTTCGTAAATATACGCTGACAAGCTTGAAGCGGCTTGCAGTTTCGCCCCCCGCTTTATTCGCCCGCCGGCTCCAGCCCGCCTTTGATCCAAACCGCGCGCGTGGCTTCGCGACCGAGATAGCGCGCGAGTGCGAGTGCCGGCTCGGGGGCGGCGTTGGTGAGCGGGACGGCCGCGTCATAGACTATGTAGACTTGCACCGCCGCAGGCACCGGACCGGCGAGCGCCACGCCCTTGGCTCGCGGGATCTCGCTGACGTTGTACAAGCCGATGTCGATTTCACCGGCTGCGATCAGCTCCTGTCCGCTCGGCGCGAGCCGCAGTTTAGACTTCACTATTTCGGCGATGCCAAGGTTGGCGAGGACCTTCTGCGCGTTGGGCCCGCTGAGTCCACCGGTCGCGGCATCGCTGAGCGTGAGCGAACGCGCGTCGGTGAGCGCCTTGCGCGTCGATTCCACCGTAGAAAGATCGAGGCGCACACCTTCGCGCACCGCGAGGCCAATGCCGACCCGCACGAGTGGGCGGCGCGTGCCGGGGCGCCACGATGCTTCGCGCGTGGCGGCGGCCTCGGTGGCCATGATTACCAGGTCGAATATTTCTTCCGCCTTGAGACGCTCGTTGACCGGGCCGGGCGAGCCGAAGGTGAAGTTCACCTGATGGCCGGTTTCTTTGTTGAACGCCGCGGCGAGTTCACGCGCGGGGATGTTGACGGCGTTGTAGGCGAGAACTTTTATTTCCGCCGCGCCCGCCGGAGCCGTCGCGAAAAACAGTGCCGCGAACAGCGCGGCGCGAATCGAATTACGCATGGATAATGTCTCCTCGGTTGTTAACGCTGATGAACTCGTCGGAGCTATTATCGAAAAGAGTGGAAATAGAAAATAGGTGGCGTACCCTTTCGATACGATCAAAACGAAAGGCTGCCTGTTGAAGCAGGCAGAGAAAGGATACGCCGATGAAAGAGAAACACATTGATAGAAATGAATCAAAGGAAAT
The sequence above is a segment of the Deltaproteobacteria bacterium genome. Coding sequences within it:
- a CDS encoding ABC transporter substrate-binding protein, whose product is MRNSIRAALFAALFFATAPAGAAEIKVLAYNAVNIPARELAAAFNKETGHQVNFTFGSPGPVNERLKAEEIFDLVIMATEAAATREASWRPGTRRPLVRVGIGLAVREGVRLDLSTVESTRKALTDARSLTLSDAATGGLSGPNAQKVLANLGIAEIVKSKLRLAPSGQELIAAGEIDIGLYNVSEIPRAKGVALAGPVPAAVQVYIVYDAAVPLTNAAPEPALALARYLGREATRAVWIKGGLEPAGE
- a CDS encoding cytochrome oxidase subunit III, producing the protein MSEAVAVHGGAEPAETPLTPENWGKLGMWLFLAGDAMSFGGLIVGYGILRYSSKSWPVPSAALGIDLTAFMTFLLIVSSVWMVLSLAALQEGDKKKFNKFLGLTILGGAMFLGCQAYEWTHLLHERLPELKLSFTNDLFATTFFILTGFHGMHVTGGVIYNTCVLAAVNRGRYQAKHVEIAGLYWHFVDLVWILIFTFVYLL
- a CDS encoding DUF420 domain-containing protein gives rise to the protein MSVSQLPTLNAELNSLSAVFLCAGFFFIKSGKRKAHRACMLTAFVCSILFLISYLIYHYQVGSVGFKGQGWIRQVYFTILITHTILAAAVPPLALITLVRALRERFDAHRRIARWALPIWLYVSVTGVVVYFMLYGVW